The following proteins come from a genomic window of Sphingomonas oryzagri:
- the hisC gene encoding histidinol-phosphate transaminase → MTDILTPKPWIEAIAPYVPGRSTTDSGVKAAKLSSNENPLGTAPEVREAFVAAAQNLDRYPDAGATDLREAIAAHYGLDAARVIHGTGSDEVLHLAAGAFAGQGDEVLFVRYGFSVYPIAARRVGAVPIEAPDVGYATDVDALLAAVTDKTRVVFIANPNNPTGTYLPRSELLRLHAGLPADCLFVVDQAYAEYLSLEDDDGAFELAQSAPNVLVTRTFSKIFGLAAERIGWGYGPAKVIQAMHKIRAPFNVTTAGQQAAIASLHARDFVEASRLHNEKWLGWMTDEIGKIGNAGLRAVPSKANFLLVLFEGRTTAEEAYTQLMEKGFIVRWLPGQGLRHGLRMSVGTDEQTKGLIRALREIVGAAD, encoded by the coding sequence ATGACCGATATCCTCACCCCCAAGCCCTGGATCGAAGCGATCGCGCCTTATGTGCCCGGCCGCTCGACCACCGACAGCGGCGTGAAGGCCGCCAAGCTCTCGTCCAACGAGAATCCGCTCGGCACCGCGCCGGAGGTGCGGGAGGCGTTCGTTGCGGCCGCGCAGAACCTCGATCGCTACCCCGATGCGGGGGCGACCGATCTGCGCGAGGCGATCGCGGCGCATTACGGGCTGGATGCGGCCCGCGTGATCCACGGCACCGGATCGGACGAGGTGCTCCACCTCGCGGCCGGCGCCTTTGCGGGCCAGGGCGACGAGGTGTTGTTCGTCCGCTACGGCTTCTCGGTCTATCCGATCGCGGCGCGGCGTGTCGGTGCGGTGCCGATAGAGGCGCCGGACGTCGGCTATGCGACCGACGTCGACGCCCTGCTCGCGGCGGTGACCGACAAGACGCGCGTCGTCTTCATCGCCAATCCCAATAACCCGACCGGCACCTACCTGCCGCGCTCCGAGCTGCTGCGGCTGCACGCGGGCCTGCCCGCCGACTGCCTGTTCGTGGTCGACCAGGCCTATGCCGAATATCTCTCGCTGGAAGATGACGACGGCGCGTTCGAGCTGGCGCAGTCGGCACCCAACGTGTTGGTGACGCGCACCTTCTCCAAGATCTTCGGGCTGGCGGCGGAGCGGATCGGCTGGGGTTACGGCCCTGCCAAGGTGATCCAGGCGATGCACAAGATCCGTGCGCCCTTCAACGTCACCACGGCAGGCCAGCAGGCCGCGATCGCCAGCCTGCACGCCAGGGATTTCGTAGAGGCGAGCCGCCTCCACAACGAGAAATGGCTCGGCTGGATGACCGACGAGATCGGCAAGATCGGCAATGCGGGCCTGCGCGCCGTGCCGTCCAAGGCGAACTTCCTGCTCGTGCTGTTCGAGGGCCGGACGACCGCGGAGGAAGCCTATACCCAGCTGATGGAGAAGGGTTTCATCGTGCGCTGGCTGCCGGGGCAGGGGCTGCGCCACGGGCTTCGCATGTCGGTCGGCACCGATGAGCAGACGAAGGGACTCATTCGCGCACTGCGTGAGATCGTCGGCGCGGCGGACTGA
- a CDS encoding lysophospholipid acyltransferase family protein — MTLLRSLLFALLFYALTTLMVFPGLLVALASRRAISSYARAWGRMYLWLARVVLGVRMRIEGEVPATAVLVAAKHESAYETLALLALIDDPIIVLKRELADIPLFGRLTRRHGVIPVDRAASAGALRAMLQAADEAKAQHRAVLIFPEGTRVPHGRAPKLQAGFAGLYGRLAMPVVPVATDAGVAWPRGLVKRPGMVTLRFGETIPVGLPRKEIEGAVHTAINALND, encoded by the coding sequence ATGACCCTGCTGCGCTCGCTGCTCTTCGCGTTGCTTTTCTACGCGCTGACCACCTTGATGGTGTTTCCGGGGCTGCTGGTCGCTCTCGCGAGCCGGCGCGCCATCTCCTCCTACGCGCGCGCCTGGGGCCGGATGTATCTGTGGCTGGCGCGCGTCGTGCTGGGCGTGCGAATGCGGATCGAGGGCGAGGTGCCGGCGACGGCAGTGCTGGTCGCCGCCAAGCACGAATCCGCCTACGAGACGCTGGCGCTGCTGGCACTGATCGACGACCCGATCATCGTGCTGAAACGCGAGCTGGCGGACATCCCGCTCTTCGGGCGACTGACGCGCCGCCACGGCGTGATCCCGGTCGATCGCGCGGCGAGTGCCGGCGCGCTGCGCGCCATGCTGCAGGCGGCGGACGAGGCCAAGGCGCAACATCGCGCCGTGCTGATCTTCCCCGAGGGAACGCGGGTGCCGCACGGCCGCGCCCCCAAGCTGCAGGCGGGCTTTGCCGGTCTCTACGGGCGCCTTGCTATGCCGGTGGTGCCCGTCGCAACCGACGCCGGCGTCGCCTGGCCGCGCGGGCTGGTGAAGCGGCCGGGCATGGTGACACTGCGTTTTGGCGAAACGATCCCGGTCGGCCTGCCTCGCAAGGAGATCGAGGGGGCCGTGCACACAGCGATCAACGCGCTGAACGACTGA
- a CDS encoding glycosyltransferase family 2 protein — protein MTAEAPTAGPAVSVVMAAYNGAAFIRETIDSLFAQTMPDFEIVVADDCSTDDTLAVLAAMNDPRLRVVKAERNGGPAAARTLAMSQARGRFIAGLDQDDICAPDRFEKQLAYLDAHPDVVLVCSTIAMFEGGKLRRDPYPDLTDPDEIDWMMGLLNPLAWSTAMIRGEAARRLEPFERDEYRFAEDFDLYTRIRAHGRIGRIAEPLVRYRLHPGGASQAYEQGMIRAAGRVLADRHATLFGVEAAEAGEMLSRYAGASYPPPDAATLARCGAIMARFLEDMRSNPFAQDSSRMIWWRIARSGLRMGHYNAAEMMRVRPAFAGSGAALRPALLRDAAIGATRRARRLAASLSL, from the coding sequence ATGACGGCAGAGGCGCCCACCGCCGGCCCCGCCGTCAGCGTGGTGATGGCCGCCTATAACGGCGCCGCCTTCATCCGCGAGACGATCGACAGTCTGTTCGCTCAGACCATGCCCGACTTCGAGATCGTCGTCGCCGACGACTGCTCGACGGACGATACGCTCGCGGTTCTGGCGGCAATGAACGACCCGCGCCTGCGCGTGGTGAAGGCGGAGCGTAACGGTGGCCCGGCGGCAGCCCGAACCCTCGCCATGTCGCAGGCTCGCGGCCGCTTCATCGCCGGGCTGGATCAGGACGACATTTGCGCGCCCGATCGGTTCGAGAAGCAGCTCGCCTATCTCGACGCGCATCCCGATGTGGTGCTGGTCTGTTCCACGATCGCGATGTTCGAGGGCGGAAAGCTGCGGCGCGACCCCTACCCAGACCTGACCGATCCCGACGAGATCGACTGGATGATGGGGCTGTTGAACCCCCTGGCATGGTCGACCGCGATGATACGTGGCGAGGCCGCGCGCCGGCTGGAGCCGTTCGAGCGCGACGAGTATCGTTTCGCCGAGGATTTCGATCTCTACACCCGCATCCGCGCGCACGGCCGGATCGGTCGCATCGCCGAGCCGCTGGTCCGCTATCGCCTCCACCCCGGCGGAGCGAGCCAGGCCTACGAGCAGGGCATGATCCGGGCTGCCGGCCGTGTGCTGGCGGACCGCCACGCCACGCTGTTCGGCGTGGAGGCGGCGGAGGCCGGCGAAATGCTCAGCCGCTACGCCGGGGCCAGCTATCCCCCACCCGACGCCGCGACACTGGCGCGCTGCGGAGCAATCATGGCACGGTTTCTGGAAGACATGCGGAGCAATCCCTTCGCGCAAGACAGCAGCCGCATGATCTGGTGGCGCATCGCCCGGTCAGGCCTGCGCATGGGCCATTACAACGCGGCGGAAATGATGCGCGTGCGACCGGCCTTCGCCGGCAGCGGTGCGGCGCTCAGACCGGCCCTGTTGCGCGACGCCGCGATCGGCGCGACCCGCCGGGCGAGGCGCCTCGCGGCGAGCCTGTCGCTCTGA
- the metX gene encoding homoserine O-acetyltransferase MetX, producing MEHDERFGHARSVTLPGPLALDGGQVLTPVTIAYETYGTLNADASNAILICHALTGDQHVASVHPVTGKPGWWVRMVGEGKPIDPARHFIVCSNVIGSCMGSSGPATAAADGNPYAMRFPVITIRDMVRAQAMLLDHLGVRTLTAVGGSMGGMQVLEWAATYPDRVKSAVIIASAARHSAQNIAFHEVGRQAIMADPKWRGGDYYESNDPPAAGLAVARMAAHITYLSEAGLTEKFGRQLQARDAVGFGFDADFQVESYLRHQGLSFVDRFDANSYLYITRAMDYFDLAEEHGGMLANAFRGSKARFCLVSFDTDWLYPTRESRSIVQALNAAGAAASFVELSSPYGHDAFLLEAPELNRVVDGFLRAGGL from the coding sequence ATGGAGCATGACGAGCGGTTCGGACACGCGCGGAGCGTCACCCTGCCCGGGCCGCTGGCGCTCGACGGCGGGCAGGTGCTGACACCCGTCACCATCGCCTACGAAACCTATGGCACGCTGAACGCAGACGCCTCCAACGCCATCCTGATCTGCCACGCGCTGACCGGCGACCAGCATGTCGCCAGCGTCCACCCCGTCACCGGCAAGCCCGGCTGGTGGGTGCGGATGGTGGGCGAAGGCAAGCCGATCGATCCGGCCCGCCATTTCATCGTCTGCTCGAACGTCATCGGATCGTGCATGGGTTCGTCCGGCCCGGCGACGGCAGCGGCGGACGGCAATCCGTACGCAATGCGCTTCCCGGTCATCACGATCCGCGACATGGTGCGCGCGCAGGCAATGCTGCTCGATCATCTCGGCGTCCGCACGCTGACCGCCGTCGGCGGATCGATGGGCGGTATGCAGGTGCTCGAATGGGCCGCCACCTATCCCGATCGGGTGAAATCGGCGGTGATCATCGCGTCGGCGGCGCGCCATTCCGCGCAGAATATCGCCTTCCACGAGGTCGGCCGCCAGGCGATCATGGCCGACCCGAAGTGGCGCGGCGGCGATTATTACGAGAGCAACGATCCGCCCGCCGCCGGCCTCGCGGTGGCGCGGATGGCGGCGCACATCACCTACCTGTCCGAAGCCGGCCTCACCGAGAAATTCGGCCGCCAGCTGCAGGCGCGCGACGCCGTCGGCTTCGGCTTCGATGCGGACTTCCAGGTGGAAAGCTACCTGCGCCACCAGGGCCTGAGCTTCGTCGATCGCTTCGACGCCAATTCGTACCTCTACATCACCCGAGCGATGGACTATTTCGACCTCGCCGAGGAGCATGGCGGGATGCTCGCCAATGCATTCCGGGGCAGCAAGGCGCGTTTTTGCCTCGTCTCTTTCGACACCGACTGGCTCTACCCGACCCGCGAATCGCGCAGCATCGTGCAGGCGCTGAACGCTGCCGGCGCGGCGGCGAGCTTCGTCGAGCTATCCTCGCCCTACGGGCACGACGCCTTCCTGCTCGAAGCGCCCGAACTCAATCGTGTGGTGGACGGCTTCCTGAGGGCGGGCGGGCTATGA
- the metW gene encoding methionine biosynthesis protein MetW, whose amino-acid sequence MNDQALLGLRPDLRIIADHVAAGSRALDIGCGDGALMAALRDHAGVDARGIEIDATNVASAVARGLSVVQGDADVDLVGYPSGAFDYAILSQTLQTTRAPDKVLDELLRIGAKAFVSFPNFAYWRVRASLLWGGRMPVTRTLPVAWYATPNIHHLTIDDFRAFLKERGIVTEGAWFLNGDRLTSEWAANFRAEHAVFLIRR is encoded by the coding sequence ATGAACGATCAGGCGCTCCTCGGTCTGCGCCCCGATCTGCGGATCATCGCCGACCATGTGGCGGCGGGCAGCCGCGCGCTCGACATCGGCTGCGGCGATGGCGCGCTGATGGCGGCGCTGCGCGATCATGCGGGAGTGGACGCACGTGGTATCGAGATCGACGCGACCAATGTCGCATCGGCGGTCGCGCGCGGGCTGTCGGTGGTGCAGGGCGATGCCGACGTGGACCTCGTCGGCTATCCGTCGGGCGCCTTCGACTATGCGATCCTGAGCCAGACGCTGCAGACCACCCGCGCACCCGACAAGGTGCTGGACGAGCTACTGCGGATCGGCGCCAAGGCCTTCGTATCGTTTCCGAACTTCGCTTATTGGCGGGTGCGCGCCTCGCTGCTGTGGGGCGGACGGATGCCGGTGACGCGCACGCTGCCGGTGGCGTGGTACGCGACGCCTAACATCCACCACCTGACCATCGACGACTTCCGCGCCTTCCTGAAGGAGCGCGGGATCGTCACCGAAGGCGCATGGTTCCTCAACGGCGACCGGCTGACCAGCGAATGGGCCGCCAATTTCCGCGCCGAACACGCGGTGTTCCTGATCCGGCGGTGA
- a CDS encoding zinc-ribbon domain-containing protein, producing MILTCPACGTRYLVPDSSVGVSGRQVRCASCRHSWFQEPPAIEPEAAVTTFAPPPPPAPEPVAAPEPSPYGAPPTGIATPPPPDAFADIRHSPEVDPYAPEPPFRPRRNPMRQMTVLAVLAGLLLLIGAGAVAWFGPAAFARLFGADKAQSPLMLQVTRKPDRRTLATGSELFAVSGRIVNPTEVPQTVPDIRAELRDAAGRPVYGWTINAPVRQLPPKGSADFDSAEVGVPQGSKALNLSFAGTDDH from the coding sequence ATGATACTGACCTGCCCGGCGTGCGGCACGCGATATCTGGTACCGGACAGTTCGGTCGGCGTGAGCGGGCGTCAGGTGCGGTGCGCCTCGTGCCGGCATAGCTGGTTTCAGGAGCCGCCGGCGATCGAGCCCGAGGCCGCCGTCACGACCTTCGCGCCTCCTCCTCCTCCGGCGCCCGAGCCGGTGGCCGCTCCCGAGCCATCCCCTTACGGTGCGCCGCCGACCGGCATTGCGACGCCACCACCACCGGACGCTTTCGCCGATATCCGCCATTCCCCGGAGGTCGATCCCTACGCGCCGGAGCCGCCGTTCCGGCCGCGCCGCAACCCGATGCGGCAGATGACGGTGCTGGCGGTGCTGGCGGGCCTGCTGCTGCTGATCGGCGCCGGGGCGGTCGCCTGGTTCGGCCCTGCCGCCTTCGCCAGGCTGTTCGGCGCGGACAAGGCGCAGAGTCCGCTGATGCTGCAGGTGACCCGCAAGCCCGATCGTCGCACGCTGGCGACCGGTAGCGAGCTGTTCGCGGTTTCCGGCCGCATCGTGAATCCCACCGAGGTGCCGCAGACCGTGCCGGACATCCGCGCCGAGCTGCGCGACGCGGCGGGCCGCCCGGTCTATGGCTGGACGATCAACGCGCCGGTGCGCCAGCTGCCGCCGAAGGGATCGGCCGATTTCGACAGCGCGGAGGTCGGCGTGCCGCAGGGATCGAAGGCACTCAACCTCAGCTTCGCCGGCACCGACGATCATTGA
- a CDS encoding YdcF family protein — MIRRLIALLILLWGLGFAVFALTLPRPIGDRQTDAIVVLTGGAGRLDRGIDLLARHQAQRLFVSGTDRTVRKKELAVRTGRPVALFDCCVDLGKESVDTRSNATETAKWLEAHHYRSVRLITTDWHMPRAHSDLNRALKGYDVTVVPDAIRSQPGFMTLFTEYNKYVLRLVAAPFGY; from the coding sequence GTGATCCGCCGGCTGATCGCGCTGCTCATCCTGCTGTGGGGACTGGGTTTCGCTGTCTTCGCCCTCACCCTGCCGCGCCCGATCGGCGACCGGCAGACCGATGCGATCGTAGTGCTGACCGGCGGCGCCGGCCGGCTCGATCGCGGCATCGACCTGCTCGCGCGGCATCAGGCGCAACGGCTGTTCGTTTCCGGCACCGATCGCACCGTGCGCAAGAAGGAGCTGGCGGTGCGCACCGGTCGGCCGGTGGCGCTGTTCGATTGCTGCGTCGATCTCGGCAAGGAATCGGTCGATACCCGTTCCAATGCCACCGAGACCGCCAAATGGCTGGAGGCTCATCACTATCGCAGCGTCCGCCTGATCACGACCGACTGGCATATGCCGCGCGCCCATTCCGACCTGAACCGCGCGTTGAAGGGCTATGACGTCACCGTGGTGCCGGACGCGATCCGCAGCCAGCCGGGCTTCATGACCTTGTTCACCGAGTATAACAAATATGTGCTGCGCCTCGTCGCCGCGCCCTTCGGCTACTGA
- a CDS encoding cell division protein FtsX, whose amino-acid sequence MMLGASQAERRLLPEGRLAGPMPWVIAIMMFLTALAAAGGLAMGSAANQLSADLGRQLTVQVILADPAARDREASAAQQLLAHENGVISARRLGDQEMQALLRPWLGDAGLDKDLPLPAMIDIDLSDAGRDRLDRITQAVKAVAPHARIDDHAGFIAPLVGLIRSLGLLAGGIVLMMAGATAAAVVLAARSALNTHRRTIDVMHMMGATDVQVARLFQRRIALDALFGAVVGLVAAIAVILLLGRRIGEIGSGIVGSISLPGLAWLVLLCLPLVAGLLALLVARITVQRALGETL is encoded by the coding sequence ATGATGCTGGGCGCCTCGCAGGCCGAACGGCGGCTGTTGCCCGAAGGACGGCTCGCCGGGCCGATGCCGTGGGTCATCGCGATCATGATGTTCCTCACCGCGCTGGCGGCGGCGGGCGGGCTGGCGATGGGATCGGCCGCCAACCAGCTCAGCGCCGATCTCGGCCGGCAACTGACGGTGCAGGTGATCCTCGCCGACCCCGCCGCGCGCGACCGCGAAGCGTCCGCCGCGCAACAATTGCTGGCGCACGAGAATGGCGTGATCTCCGCACGACGGCTCGGCGATCAGGAGATGCAGGCGCTGCTCCGCCCCTGGCTGGGCGATGCCGGACTGGACAAGGATCTTCCGCTCCCCGCGATGATCGACATCGACCTCTCCGACGCCGGGCGGGATCGGCTGGACCGGATCACCCAGGCGGTGAAGGCGGTCGCACCCCATGCCCGCATCGATGACCATGCCGGCTTCATCGCGCCGCTCGTCGGGCTGATCCGCTCGCTCGGGCTCCTGGCGGGCGGCATCGTGCTGATGATGGCGGGCGCCACCGCCGCCGCCGTGGTGCTGGCCGCGCGCTCCGCGCTCAACACGCACCGCCGCACCATCGACGTCATGCACATGATGGGCGCGACCGACGTGCAGGTCGCCCGCCTCTTCCAGCGCCGCATCGCTCTCGATGCGCTGTTCGGCGCGGTGGTCGGGCTGGTCGCGGCGATCGCCGTGATCCTGCTGCTGGGCCGCCGCATCGGCGAGATCGGATCGGGCATCGTCGGATCGATCTCGCTGCCGGGCCTCGCCTGGCTGGTGCTGCTCTGCCTGCCGTTGGTGGCGGGCCTGCTGGCGCTGCTCGTGGCGCGCATCACCGTGCAGCGCGCACTCGGGGAAACGCTGTGA
- the ftsE gene encoding cell division ATP-binding protein FtsE yields the protein MSGIVQFENVGLRYGTGAETLSDLSFTLAAGGFYFLTGPSGAGKTSLLKMLYLSQRPTRGAIRLFDEDVVQLRRARLPGFRRRIGVVFQDFRLIPHLSAFDNIALPLRIAGVDERDLVTPVREMLAWVGLADRASAHPPTLSGGEQQRVAIARAVIGRPEILVADEPTGNVDPEMAARLLHLFDALNTLGTTIVVATHDIHLLSRVASANVMRLDRGRLQDPTGALRYPPRADGH from the coding sequence ATGTCCGGCATCGTGCAGTTCGAGAATGTCGGTCTCCGCTACGGAACCGGCGCCGAGACGCTGTCGGACCTGAGCTTCACGCTGGCCGCCGGCGGCTTCTATTTCCTCACCGGCCCGTCCGGCGCGGGCAAGACCTCGCTGCTCAAGATGCTGTATCTCTCGCAGCGGCCGACGCGCGGCGCGATCCGGCTGTTCGACGAGGACGTCGTGCAGCTGCGCCGCGCCCGCCTGCCCGGCTTTAGGCGGCGGATCGGCGTGGTGTTCCAGGATTTCCGGCTGATCCCGCATCTGTCCGCGTTCGACAACATCGCGCTGCCGCTGCGCATCGCGGGCGTGGACGAGCGCGATCTGGTGACGCCGGTGCGCGAGATGCTGGCCTGGGTGGGCCTCGCCGATCGCGCCTCCGCCCACCCGCCGACGCTGTCGGGCGGCGAGCAGCAGCGCGTCGCCATCGCCCGCGCGGTGATCGGCCGGCCCGAAATCCTCGTGGCGGACGAGCCGACCGGCAATGTCGATCCCGAGATGGCGGCGCGCCTGCTCCACCTGTTCGATGCGCTCAATACACTGGGCACGACGATCGTGGTCGCCACCCACGACATTCACCTTCTCTCCCGCGTCGCGTCCGCCAACGTGATGCGGCTCGATCGCGGGCGGTTGCAGGATCCCACGGGTGCGCTGCGCTACCCGCCGCGGGCGGACGGGCATTGA
- a CDS encoding prephenate/arogenate dehydrogenase family protein, which translates to MLPFSRVTIIGLGLIGSSIARAVRQHMPTVRLTLHDADPAVRERVRELDLADDVPDTAGAAVIDADLVMLCVPVGAMGAVAAAIADDLPADAIVSDVGSSKSAVLAALREELPSATIIPGHPVAGTENSGPDAGFASLFAGRFCILTPPEGAPEAAVARLRAFWEAFGSQVEVMEPKHHDLVLAVTSHVPHLIAYTIVGTASDLEEVTQSEVIKYSAGGFRDFTRIAASDPTMWRDVFLNNREAVLEILQRLTEDLTMLQRAIRWGDGDTLFDLFTRTRAVRRSIVEQGQDDPAPDFGRKH; encoded by the coding sequence ATGCTGCCTTTCTCGCGCGTCACCATCATCGGGCTGGGCTTGATCGGCTCGTCGATCGCACGCGCGGTGCGCCAGCACATGCCGACCGTGCGGCTGACCCTGCACGATGCCGATCCGGCGGTGCGCGAGCGTGTGCGCGAGCTGGATCTCGCCGACGACGTGCCGGATACCGCAGGCGCCGCGGTGATCGACGCCGATCTGGTGATGCTCTGTGTGCCGGTCGGCGCGATGGGCGCGGTGGCGGCGGCGATCGCGGACGATCTGCCGGCTGACGCGATCGTGAGCGATGTGGGCAGCTCCAAGTCGGCGGTGCTGGCGGCGCTGCGTGAGGAGCTGCCCAGCGCAACGATCATCCCCGGCCATCCCGTCGCCGGCACCGAGAACAGCGGGCCGGATGCCGGCTTCGCGAGCCTGTTCGCCGGCCGCTTCTGTATCCTGACCCCGCCCGAGGGCGCCCCGGAGGCGGCGGTCGCTCGTCTACGCGCTTTCTGGGAGGCGTTCGGATCGCAGGTCGAGGTGATGGAGCCGAAGCATCACGATCTCGTCCTCGCCGTCACCAGCCACGTGCCGCATCTCATCGCCTACACGATCGTTGGCACGGCCTCCGATCTGGAGGAGGTGACGCAGAGCGAGGTCATCAAATATTCGGCGGGCGGCTTCCGCGACTTCACCCGCATCGCCGCGTCGGACCCGACGATGTGGCGCGACGTGTTCCTGAACAATCGCGAGGCGGTGCTGGAGATCCTCCAGCGGCTGACCGAAGATCTGACGATGCTCCAGCGCGCGATCCGCTGGGGAGACGGCGATACGCTGTTCGATCTCTTCACCCGCACCCGCGCGGTGCGCCGCTCGATCGTCGAGCAGGGGCAGGACGATCCCGCGCCCGATTTCGGGCGCAAGCACTGA